CAGACGGCGGCCCCTGCGCCAGTGGCGACCCCGCCCTGCTGCGCCGGCGCGTGACCATCGCCCTTGCCGGCCGCAGCCGTGCCGATCCCGGGATCCGGCTGCGACTGGAAACCGAGGTGCTGATCGCCAATGACCGCGTGACCGCGAGCCTGCCTTGACATGAGTGCCGCCAGGGAACCACGCAGACGCACTCACGGCGACCCGGGTGACCGGCACATCGGCCGGCGACAACGCGGGGCGGCGAGCCTGCTGATCGGTCTGGCACTGATCACCGCCATCGTCGCGCTGGCGGCGGGGCTGGGGCACACGGTGGCACTGGAGCAGCGCATGGTGCGCAATACTGTGCTGGCCGCGCAGACGCGCGCGGCGGCAAGCGCCGGCCTCGGTTATGCCCAGGCCGAGCTGGCACAGGCGCGGCCGGTGTGGACGCGCCTGGCCGACGGGCACGAGCTGGCCACCACGTCACGCAATCCCCCGCCGCTGCACACGCACGCCGGTGACCGTTTCGCCATCAACATCGCCCTCGAACGGCGGCCGCAGTGGCGCGGCTACATCCGCGCTGAGGTGAGCGCGGCGCCGGCGACCGACCCCGAGGTCGAGGCGCGCGTCAGCCAGTTCCTGTTGCCGCTGGGCGTGTTGACCGCCGTGGGCGAAGAGGCGCCGCCGCTGGTGGTCGACGGCTGCGCGGATCTGTCGCGGGCGCGCGACCTCTACCCGCTGGACGCCGACGGCACCGCTGCCGGTCCCGCGCTGAGCACCTCGGCCGCGGCGGCCTGCACACGCATTGAGGCTGCCAACCTCCACGGCGGCACCGTGCATGGCCATGCCTTCGCACCCGGCACGCTCTGGGACCGGGTCATGACGATCGACCGGGACGCGTTCCGCACCCTGGCGGAGGCGCAGGTCGCCGCCGGCGTGCCACCCTTGCAACGGGATTACTGGTGGGCGACGGCCGCGGATCTGACTGCGGGCACCTGGCGCATGAGCCTCGGGAGTGCGCGGCGCCCCGTCGTCCTGGTCATTCCGGTGGAACTCGGCTGTCCGGCCTTCGGCGGCGGCGCACAGATCGTCGGCCTGGTACTGATCGAGGCCGACTGCGGCGGCGGCCCCGGCTGGAGCGATGTCCGCCTCTATGGCAGCCTCGCGGTGGGTGGCGATTTTGCCGGCCTCGGCCCCACCAGCCGCCTGTTCCATATCAGCCACGCGCCCGGTGCCCCCCGGCGCATCGAACCGCCACCACTGGGCGTGGTCGTGTTCGCCGGCAGCTGGAAGGACTTCTGAGCGTGCGTGCCATGGATACCATGCGCACCAGGCGCGGCTTCGCCCTGATCGAGGCACTGATCACGCTCGCGGTGATCCTGGTCGGCCTGACGGGTGCGCTGCGGCTGCAGGCCGGCCTGCTGAGCGCCAGCGCCACGGCCAAGGCCCGCGACGAAGCACTCACACTGGCGACAGCCCGACTCACCCGGCTCCGCGACCAGCTGACCGAGGCTGAGTACCGTGACATCCTCGTCCCCGGCCGCGAGGAGATCCCGGGCCAGTTGCACCG
Above is a window of Gammaproteobacteria bacterium DNA encoding:
- a CDS encoding prepilin-type N-terminal cleavage/methylation domain-containing protein, giving the protein MDTMRTRRGFALIEALITLAVILVGLTGALRLQAGLLSASATAKARDEALTLATARLTRLRDQLTEAEYRDILVPGREEIPGQLHRYRLEWRITAHGAPAYKHLTLDVRWPAADPANAITLQTLVPRTDLHRFARQQLLP